GCATGAAATATCGACGGATCAAGGCCTTAATAGAAAATGATATCAGTTTATTTGGTTATCACTTACCGTTAGATGCTCATCATGGTGTTGGTAACAATGCTCAGTTAGCCCAACAGTTAGGCATTATTAGTCCAAGAGTTTATGAGCAGGTGGCTCAAGATTTATTATGGCATGGTCATTTGGAACACCCAATGACGGTTGCAGAGTTTAGCGAGTTACTTAATACAGTATTAAACCGTAAACCTTTGCACATCGGGGATGAAACGAAAATGATTTCGACCTTGGCTTGGTGTACTGGCGGCGCGCAAGACTATATTGATTATGCTGCACAAATGGGCGTTGATGCGTTTATTAGCGGCGAAGTATCAGAGCGCACATTTCACACCGCAATCGAGCAAGGTTTACATTATTTTGCTGCTGGTCACCATGCGACTGAGTTATTTGGCATTCAAGCTTTAGGTGATCATTTAGCGGAAAAATACAATATTGAGCATCATTTTATTGATATTGTAAATCCGGTATAGCTGGATTAATAACTTGGCGCTTAGCGGTGTTGACTGTGTTCTGCATGTTTTTTAAAGACTTTGCTATCGTGTAGATAACAAATGGTTGTAGCGACGCTCTGGCTAGGTTACTGGGTCATTGATATTGAATGTGGCCGGTATCATTGATGATAGAGCGTGTGCGGATGATATTGCTTTCATTGAGATTGGGTAAATGACCGAGTATTTTTTACAAGCCTTTATTTATTTAACCGCTGCCGTTATCGCCGTCCCTTTAGCAAATAAATTGGGATTGGGTTCGGTACTCGGCTACCTCATTGCTGGGGTTGTTATTGGACCTATTATTGGTTTAGTAGGCAGTGAAACCAACACTATCCAACATTTTGCTGAATTTGGTGTTGTGATGATGCTATTTTTGGTCGGTTTAGAACTTGAACCGAAAATGTTGTGGGCGATGCGAAATCGTTTACTCGGACTGGGTGGCCTGCAAGTTGTGGGTTCGGTTGTGGCGGTTATGGCCTGTGCCATTTATGCTGGCTATCAATTGAGTATTGCATTAACTATCGGGTTAATTTTTTCTCTGTCTTCTACCGCAATTGTATTACAAACGTTATCTGAAAAACGTCTCAATAAGACTCATGCAGGTAAAAATGCCTTTTCGGTATTGTTGTTTCAAGATATTGCCGTTATTCCCATGTTGGCCTTTATTCCGTTATTGGCTTTACCCGAATTAGTTGAGCAAGCCCAAGCTGCTGTAAGCAGTATGAGTGAACAACACGAGCAGCTAAGCTTAGTGGCATCTTTACCTGGGTGGGCGTATGCGATTGTATTGTTGTTAGCCATTAGTGTCGTGGTGTTGGGCGGCCATTATTTGAGCCGACCTCTATTTAAAATCGTTGCTGAGTCTGGTGCGCGTGAAATATCAACCGCTGCAGCACTTATGTTAGTGATAGGCATTGCCGCATTAATGAGTTTGGTGGGGATCTCGCCTGCATTAGGTACCTTTTTAGCGGGCGTGGTGCTGGCAAACAGTGAGTTTAAGCATGAGCTTGAAGCAAATATAGGTCCGTTTAAAGGCTTGTTGTTAGGCTTGTTTTTTATCACCGTGGGTGCCGGGATAGATTTTTCGGTGTTGTTTGCTGATTTTGCTGAAATCATTGCCATCACCTTAAGTGTGATGTTGATAAAAGCGATGGTGTTGTACGTGCTAGCGTTGATTTTCAGGATTAAAGGCAGCGATCGTTGGTTATTCACCTTATGTCTAGCTCAAGCGGGTGAGTTTGGCTTTGTATTGCTAAATTTTAGTGTGCAACAACATGTTATTCCAACTGACTTAGC
The Shewanella vesiculosa DNA segment above includes these coding regions:
- a CDS encoding Nif3-like dinuclear metal center hexameric protein; amino-acid sequence: MSTHHQTSVVSRQALASYLDSFLNVSAFKDYAPNGLQVEGKSDIRTIVTGVTACQALIDAAIKVNADAILVHHGFFWKNEPEVITGMKYRRIKALIENDISLFGYHLPLDAHHGVGNNAQLAQQLGIISPRVYEQVAQDLLWHGHLEHPMTVAEFSELLNTVLNRKPLHIGDETKMISTLAWCTGGAQDYIDYAAQMGVDAFISGEVSERTFHTAIEQGLHYFAAGHHATELFGIQALGDHLAEKYNIEHHFIDIVNPV
- a CDS encoding monovalent cation:proton antiporter-2 (CPA2) family protein is translated as MTEYFLQAFIYLTAAVIAVPLANKLGLGSVLGYLIAGVVIGPIIGLVGSETNTIQHFAEFGVVMMLFLVGLELEPKMLWAMRNRLLGLGGLQVVGSVVAVMACAIYAGYQLSIALTIGLIFSLSSTAIVLQTLSEKRLNKTHAGKNAFSVLLFQDIAVIPMLAFIPLLALPELVEQAQAAVSSMSEQHEQLSLVASLPGWAYAIVLLLAISVVVLGGHYLSRPLFKIVAESGAREISTAAALMLVIGIAALMSLVGISPALGTFLAGVVLANSEFKHELEANIGPFKGLLLGLFFITVGAGIDFSVLFADFAEIIAITLSVMLIKAMVLYVLALIFRIKGSDRWLFTLCLAQAGEFGFVLLNFSVQQHVIPTDLAQTLSIVVALSMFLTPGLFILFDKVIYPRFQVKTNQREQDNIDDEGTVIIAGIGRFGQVVNRFLISNNIKTVVLDYQVSQVDTIRRINTKAYYGDATRPDLLKTAGIEQASLFVVAIDNRESSVELVKYLHQTYPKLKIVARAFDRGHGHLLKDAGADIVESETHHSALELSVSSLQLLGNSEEYVLRRKATYKRVEKEASKRLYDFWLKESAGERYSNDFIKLFMLYEERLKQAMDEDNAAHHADVDLQHAIKLTQKSDGDVSAND